The Hemicordylus capensis ecotype Gifberg chromosome 6, rHemCap1.1.pri, whole genome shotgun sequence genome window below encodes:
- the LOC128330903 gene encoding vomeronasal type-2 receptor 26-like, with translation MPGLYVPNQDNCTGEEKLGSLPESVLEMGMSGQSYNIYNAVYAVAHALHTMYSSKTKQKEMEKLMGKSLLLRPLHAFLSNIHFNNSAGEEIFFDEEGSLPSGYDIINLVTFPNDTFQKVQTGRMDPLAREGKTFTMNGSATVWNHKFKELEWFLAEIEICGNSSNLSDESKHGCYNADQCEMCPEDQCPNEKQDQCIAKTMTYLSYGEPLGAVLISFALLFSLITFAVIGIFVLLRKTPIVKANNWSITCTLLSSLLLCFLCSFLFIGQPRKVTCLLRQTVFGITFTVALSSVLAKTITVVLAFLATKPGNRMRRWIGKRLAVSVIILCSLIQIGICAMWLANTPPFPEFDMHSQISEIMVQCNEGSNTMFYIILGYMGFLATISFTVAFHARKLPDSFNEAKLITFSMLVFCTVWITFVPSYLSTKGKYMVAVELFSIMASSGGLLSCIFLPKCYIIILRPDLNTREQ, from the exons ATGCCTGGCTTATATGTGCCAAATCAAGACaactgcactggggaggagaaactGGGGAGCCTCCCCGAATCTGTGCTTGAAATGGGCATGTCTGGGCAGAGCTATAACATTTACAATGCTGTTTATGCTGTAGCACATGCTCTCCATACTATGTATTCttcgaaaactaaacagaaggaaATGGAGAAACTCATGGGAAAGAGTCTTCTGTTACGGCCT CTTCATGCTTTTCTGAGCAATATCCATTTCAATAATAGTGCTGGGGAAGAAATCTTTTTTGATGAGGAAGGGAGCCTGCCATCTGGATACGATATCATCAACTTGGTCACATTCCCCAATGACACCTTCCAGAAAGTCCAAACTGGAAGGATGGACCCCCTGGCTCGTGAAGGAAAAACGTTCACCATGAATGGAAGTGCTACTGTATGGAACCACAAGTTTAAAGAG CTAGAATGGTTCTTGGCAGAAATTGAGATCTGTGGAAATTCCAGCAATCTCTCAGATGAGAGCAAACATGGATGTTAta atgcagaccagtGTGAGATGTGCCCAGAAGATCAATGTCCAAATGAGAAACAGGATCAATGCATCGCCAAAACGATGACCTATTTATCCTATGGAGAACCATTGGGAGCGGTTttgatttcttttgctcttttgttttccctgatcacctttgctgtgattgggatctttgttctgctccgcaaaactcccattgtgaaagccaataactggagcattacttgtacccttctctcctctctgctgctttgctttctctgctccttcctaTTCATTGGTCAGCCTAGGAAGGTGACCTGTCTCCTCAGACAAACCGTGTTTGGTATCACCTTTACTGTCGCACTTTCCTCTGTGTTGGCTAAAACCATCACTGTTGTTCTGGCCTTCCTGGCCACGAAGCCGGGAAACAGGATGAGAAGATGGATAGGGAAGAGGCTGGCAGTATCGGTCATCATTCTCTGTTCACTTATTCAAATTGGAATCTGTGCTATGTGGCTGGCAAAcactccccctttcccagagtttgacatgcactctcagatcagtgagatcatggtgcaatgcaatgaaggctcaaacaccatgttctacatcatcctgggctacatgggttttctggccaccatcagcttcactgtggccttccatGCTAGAAAGTTACCGGATagctttaatgaagccaagctgatcaccttcagcatgctggtcttctgcacTGTTTGGATTACTTTTGTCCCAAGCTACttgagcaccaaggggaaatacatggtggctgtggagctcttctccatcatggcctctagtggtggactgttgagttgtatcttcctccccaaatgctacattattattcttagacctgatctgaacaccagagagcaa
- the LOC128330904 gene encoding vomeronasal type-2 receptor 26-like — protein sequence MCEESSQHRSPPIFVELQKFRRDTIVSSLMPKNYQHVLAFIFAIQEINRNDHLLPNITLGLEIYDNAFNPLRAIWNTLQFLFTGQGNPLNYNCDGKQQLVLAIGGLTSSNSMQMASVFNTYKIPQLSYGSFDPVLSDQTRFPFFFRMVPSEDLQYIGIILLLKHFKWNWISLLTSDDDSGETFLQNMRPRLLQSNICIALAQSIPKVTSHTSNTHTKKMLVEIANAVWKEAKLNVVLVYGDIHSVEGLRMILEYCEFDLKFPLERVWLITAQWDCTTLSSWNKFTGKSFNGSLSFTLHRKVVPGFQEFLESINPYQSMIYFIHQFWSYAFLCSLPKHGLYVPNQDNCSGEEKLGRLPESVLEMGMSGQSYNIYNAVYAVTHALHTMYSSKTKQKEMEKLGGKSLLLQPLHAFLSNIHFNNSAGEEIFFDEEGSVPSGYDIINLVTFPNDTFQKVQTGRMDPLAREGKRFTMNGSATVWNHKFKEMQPRSRCVESCHLGSSMIAQQGRQVCCYDCAQCPAGRISIQTDADQCEMCPEDQCPNEKQDQCIPKRITYLSYGEPLGVVFISFSLLFSLITFAVIGIFVLFRKTPIVKANNWSITCMLLFSLLLCFLCSFLFISQPRKVTCLLRQTVFGITFTVALSSVLAKTITVVLAFLATKPGHRLKRWIGKRLAVSVIILCSLIQTGICAVWLANTPPFPEFDMHSQISEIIVQCNEGSNTMFYIVLGYMGFLATISFTVAFHARKLPDSFNEAKLITFSMLVFCSVWVTFVPSYLSTKGKYMVAVEVFSIMASSGGLLSCIFLPKCYIIILRPDL from the exons ATGTGTGAAgagagcagccagcacaggagcccaccaatctttgtAGAGCTTCAGAAGTTCCGGCGGGATACAATCGTTTCCAG TTTAATGCCTAAAAATTACCAGCATGTTCTTGCCTTCATCTTTGCAATTCAAGAGATCAACAGGAATGACCATCTCTTACCCAATATCACACTGGGATTGGAAATCTATGACAATGCTTTCAATCCACTGAGAGCCATTTGgaacactctgcagttcctcttcaCAGGTCAGGGGAATCCCTTGAATTACAACTGTGACGGGAAGCAGCAGCTAGTCCTCGCCATTGGTGGGCTCACCTCCTCAAattccatgcagatggccagtgtcttCAATACCTACAAGATCCCACAG CTGAGTTATGGATCTTTTGACCCTGTGCTAAGTGATCAAACCCGGTTCCCTTTTTTCTTCCGGATGGTTCCAAGTGAAGACCTTCAATATATTGGGATTATTTTGCTGCTGAAGCATTTCAAGTGGAATTGGATCAGTCTGCTCACATCAGATGATGACAGTGGAGAAACATTTCTCCAAAATATGAGACCAAGACTTCTCCAGagcaatatttgtattgctttggcaCAATCCATTCCAAAAGTAACTAGTCACACATCAAATACACACACTAAAAAAATGCTGGTGGAAATAGCGAATGCTGTCTGGAAGGAAGCAAAGCTGAATGTGGTTCTTGTCTATGGGGATATTCATTCTGTGGAGGGTTTACGAATGATCTTAGAATACTGCGAATTTGATCTTAAGTTTCCATTGGAGAGAGTGTGGCTCATAACTGCTCAGTGGGATTGCACAACTCTTTCTTCATGGAATAAATTCACAGGGAAATCCTTCAATGGTTCTTTGTCATTCACACTTCACAGAAAAGTGGTTCCAGGATTTCAGGAGTTCCTGGAGAGTATAAATCCATACCAGTCTATGATATATTTCATCCATCAGTTCTGGTCGTATGCATTTCTCTGTTCACTCCCAAAGCATGGCTTATATGTTCCAAATCAAGACAACTGCTCTGGGGAGGAGAAACTGGGGAGACTCCCTGAATCTGTGCTTGAAATGGGCATGTCTGGGCAGAGCTATAACATCTACAATGCTGTTTATGCTGTAACACATGCTCTCCATACTATGTATTCttcgaaaactaaacagaaggaaATGGAGAAACTCGGGGGAAAGAGTCTTCTGTTACAGCCT CTTCATGCTTTTCTGAGCAATATCCATTTCAACAATAGTGCTGGGGAAGAAATCTTTTTTGATGAGGAAGGGAGCGTGCCATCAGGATACGATATCATCAACTTGGTCACATTCCCCAATGACACCTTCCAGAAAGTCCAAACTGGAAGGATGGATCCCCTGGCTCGTGAAGGAAAAAGGTTCACCATGAATGGAAGTGCTACTGTATGGAACCACAAGTTTAAAGAG ATGCAACCCCGTTCCCGGTGTGTTgagagctgccatcttggatccagCATGATTGCCCAGCAGGGAAGACAAGTTTGTTGCTATGATTGTGCTCAGTGTCCTGCAGGAAGGATTTCAATACAGACtg atgcagaccagtGTGAGATGTGCCCAGAAGATCAATGTCCAAATGAGAAACAGGATCAATGCATCCCCAAAAGAATAACTTATTTATCCTATGGAGAACCATTGGGAgtggtttttatttctttttctcttttgttttccctGATCACCTTTGCTGTGATTGGGATCTTCGTTCTGTTCCGCAAAACTCCCATTGTGAAAGCCAATAACTGGAGCATTACCTGTATGCTACtcttctctctgctgctttgctttctctgctccttcctattcattaGTCAGCCTAGGAAGGTGACCTGCCTCCTCAGACAAACCGTGTTTGGCATCACGTTTACTGTTGCTCTTTCttctgtgttggccaaaaccatcactgttgTTCTGGCCTTCCTGGCCACCAAGCCGGGACACAGGTTGAAGAGATGGATAGGGAAGAGGCTGGCAGTATCAGTCATCATTCTCTGTTCACTTATTCAAACTGGaatctgtgctgtgtggctggcaaacactccccctttcccagagtttgacatgcactctcagatcagtgagatcattgtgcaatgcaatgaaggctcaaacaccatgttctacattgtcctgggctacatgggttttctggccaccatcagcttcactgtggccttccatGCTAGAAAGTTACCTGATagctttaatgaagccaagctgatcaccttcagcatgctggtcttttgcagtgtttgggtgACCTTTGTTCCAAGCTACttgagcaccaaggggaaatacatggtggctgtggaggtcttctccatcatggcctctagtggtggactgttgagttgtatcttcctccccaaatgctacattattattcttagacctgatctg